The Lepeophtheirus salmonis chromosome 3, UVic_Lsal_1.4, whole genome shotgun sequence genomic interval attttatatgtcaaaaaatatcatcaaaaagaaaaatttaattcatgaaTACAATCAAAGAACACCTTATTTACATTATCAATCAATATAGCTGCAATTTGCTTTAATGATCAGTTCGAGCCTGGTGCGGAAATTTTGTAGAGCAGTTCTTTACAAAAGCTCGACAATAAGTTGGCTTAAGCAGTGATAATGGTGGCTGGCCTTCAGTTGTTcctttttttgtgtatgtattGGACTCCTGAAAGCTTCCCCTTGAGGCGCCCAAAAATACAACACCTGGAGAGAAACAGTTGGGGCTGTGGGAAGACCCAAAGTCTTGCTTTTCAAGCTCGTTGAGAAGGATTTTGCACCAGGTCACACGCTTTACTCTATCCAAACCCTGACGAGGAGTTCTCTTCTAGGCACTAAGGTTTAGGTCTTGCTTCACCAAATTGTGCATGGTGGTCTGCCTGTTGTAAAATTCACGAGCAAGGCCATTGACGAACACATTGCCTCTTCTGCCTTCAATGGTGCCTATAAGCACCGCATACAGCTCTGTGTTGCTCCATGTTTGTAGTTATGACGTTCTATTTCGCCGTGgactttgcttattttttgcaaattgtcTTTAGACAATTGTTTACATTAAGTAATTATGGTTAAACATCGAAATATTACAATGGTACAAAGACGCGCCATTTAAATGAGCGTTGCTTTTTAGACAAAGGGGCCTCTATGTATCAACAGTTATACTAATCGGGAGCATTTTgggcattaaaaaaagaaggaaattcaAAATGGTAAATCTGACAActtcaagaatgttttggaggtgaACAGCTTAGTTGACGCAACACTAGTTAGGAGTGATCATTgttacccccctccccccctctCCCTTATACTCCGTACACGTAATCCTTTTCATCACAAAAGATCAGCATTATAACCTCAAAGTAATGTGAGAACGACTCATTAAACCAATAGATCCTACTCGTCAAGTGGGCAAACATATTCTTATTCATCACTTTTTGACTTCATTATACATCTTAACAAATACATAAGAGATATTACCTACTCCTGAAAATCCTTATTGATTCGATAATATCTCTATTTATACTCCTACTACAAACCTTTTATCCACATTCATATTTGGTGTTAAATGTTGCGCAATgctacattgaatattttttgtctgaCATCCTTTAGATTGACttcaaataaatgatgaaaaggtggacaagtatatatttatacgtgTTGAGGGATCGAACATAGTAACTACATTACTCAtggtctaaatatatataatatatacataataattgatCATATAGCTAAAGGCTAAACAGGTATATAGATACCCACTTTTATATTCGTACCTATTACCTACATTTTAAAAGTTAGATTAAATgaatcaaacaaaaaacaaaaagtggcAATCAAGAATGAGAGATTGCgtgaatgaattatattaaattgtagtttgaattttatatgatatgttataaaaaataatattttcatcagTTCAGTACAATTAGTATTGGAGGGTAACGCAATcctatattatgtataaacgttaattatattaatttaccaAGTAACACACGTATTTTCCCCCAATCTCACGATCTCCAGCACacattgtattaaatattaatcaataaaaattattttgcatttttcacAGGGGTGCCGAGAGGATTTTCAAACCAGGGATTTCAAGTCTCATGCAATTGGTGTGATACACAAGTATTTTCATTTACGGACTTATTCTTAATAATTGTTGGGCATCTTCACAGCTTAAAAAAGAGctcattcgaattcaaccaatcaacatcaAAAACACTATTAGTTTGGGCAAGGaaggaattttgaaatatttctcttaataatgtattatttaaaattacttttaaagaaatatgtttttgtcaacagctgtggatttttgaaagctttttctacaaaaaaaataaatttagagattAGTCatggatttctgaaatttttttcccaaaaatttaaactttaaattgttttatccaaacattttactttttgtgaacatttgtggattttagatatttttttgaaaacaatttaatattaattttttttaaaaaaatattcaaaaatctacaactatttacaataaataaattttttggaaacaaaaattcaaaaatttacagctgttcataaaaaaatgttttttttccaaaaattaattttctgggaatagctatagatttttgaaaattttctcaaaataatatattatttacaattacttcgcaaaaaaattattttttgttaacagctacatatttttgaaattctttttcaaaatacataataacttatacttttttatacaaaatttttactttttttttgtaaataaattttcgaaatgtttttctaaaaattttacatttgaaattttttcaaaaaaaaatattattaacactTAATCATTGGAATTTGTggcaaatgaataaattttttatcttttaaaattggagtaacatgattgggaataataattacaaagaaTTCagattataaatcataattttctcagttatttattatttatctgcaATGTGTCTGGCAAAATGACATTcgtaaaacttataaaaaatcagcaatttttataaaatatagaccCCGAACGATATACgtttttttgtctcaaatttttaattcaaaagaaatgtatttatttttgagaataattataaaattttaaatacacattactaaattaatctgataatatttaatgagatTATTTTCTTGGGAGAGGGTCAAAATGACAGTTGGTGATCTGACCGTCTATAGTTAACACCTCTAACTATTTTCAAGAAAACCATTAATATcgctcaaaaaagaaatagattttTCTATACTACACCTTATATaacaggggtgtccgcaaggGAGGGTTGGAGGGGCAGTACACTCCCTgccaaattaagatttttttatttttacatgagaatgtaatattggaatattaaatacaaaaaattaaatatttgatttttaatcaagtttttcaaatttttttgtgaatagccatagatttttgaaatttttttccaaaaattttccttttttgtgaataactatggatttttgaaatttttttccaaaaatttaatattttgtgaagaactctggatttttgacattcttttccaaaagttttaattttttgagaatatctttggatttttgaaatttttttcaaaaaaattattttttcccgtatagctgaatttttgaaatattttccatcaaaaaaatcaatattgtaaagttttttccaaaaaattaagttttcgtcttcttttcagaaaaaatgaattttccaaaaaaaaattcatttttaaaagagttcattataaaaaaaaaaagtaaacggTATTAgatatacctataaaataataatgtgactTTATGGGAGCGCTGAGAGACTGAAGTACCCCATGACTCAtcacatctatatatatatataaaatcaatctgttattattatactttcaaaggagagaacatccaagtagcTACATGGGAGTGCgctcatgaaaaatagagaCAATGAGGGATTTATTGGGGGAGTTAACTTCGATATAGTCGAAGCCGAATTACTCCTCACAATCCTGGGTACTTCGGCTAGTAATTCAATAAGTACTTAGTACTTAGTTATAAGTACCTTAGAACTCATGACTGCCCAAATAGGATATTACTTAAGAGCGTTGTTTGCTAACTACTGGTTCGTTTGCTAAGACTCAGGATCTCACCATCTTGTGCCAATGCGCGCAATGATGTCTACaacttcttttataaaaataataacaaaaaattaaagacctTTAATAGCCCCTCACTATATTAAAAATCCCATCTGCGCCCCAGATTTGAGACCTTCTAACACTTTGGAAACATCCCCGAAATACaatgataaattaaacataattgattgtattttcaattattaaatttttaagaaaaaattgcaaaaaatccatagctattcacagaaaattacattttttggaattttcttttttatggaaGTTTGGATATTTGAGGGGGCGAGCTACAGATCTTCCAAGCGTACGCCCTTGAACCACCATTAATTTACTGATGAATATTACCACTGAAGAAAATATTGGGGGCAGCCCCTAGTGATTACGACACTTTAGTAATCccctaattaaatataagagcAAACTTGAGGTTAATCAAAATGTTTAGAAGGTCATATTTTAGTCGGAAAAAATGGGATGGACTTTTACCATTACTCtctttaaaatgacttttatttaaaaaaaaaaaaggctttacattttaaaattagacataaatattaattcctaaaaaagtgttattaaatgaaatagggacacaatttatcaaaaagacaTTTTCctaaaatggtaattttaaaaattagacactgcattttaatttctaaaaaaaagtccttcCATATTATAGTGGGGAGAAATAGGATATTATTCAGAAATATGGAAAAACAAttacccccccaaaaaaaaaaaaaaaaaaaatatatatatatagccacGGCTATGTGTTGTGATGTATGTTCTTATTAAAAACGGAGGACTGTGGTGCAGTCCAGTTCCTCTAGTTGGTccttatagaaattaaaatcgatccctcgtgacctTTTGTAGGGtgtgtttccttttttaaattatttcataatataatagaaaaattatataactacttaaagatataatattttcgtattttaatgaaaaaatgaatattttttgcaagatatttgCAAAATCGAAGTgcatatctcatatatcttatttgcaggggcgtccgtaggattttatgtataaatatattatgattaattttttttaggggggggggggttgaaaaaaattccaaatttgaaacttctaggaaaaaaatttcaaaaatttaattttttggaaaaaaatttcaaatatccacaaccattaacaaaaaattttatttttctaaaagaatttaaaatataaaatattcaatagctattttcaaaaaactttattttttaaaataaatttaaaaaattatattttttttgcagagaaatttcaaaaatccatagctattcaaggaaaatgaaattttttggaaaaaaatttcaaaaattaaattaaattttttgaataaaaaaatcaaatattaaattttctagtaaaaaaacaaaaattcctttatttcccCTGATTTGGCTttataaaccatcgacattttatgaaaaacttaAGGACTGACAGTTAAGAAACTGTCCCAAGGCTGATCCTAATACTGGACTggacacaaaaaaataagaaccgacacaacactagctcTCTGAACAGTACTACCTGGATTGATGAAGATttctaaataaatcaataaagaaatatgatgTTGAGGTTCCacacaaaaatatccaattGTTTGATTATTCATATTCAATAATCAACTAAGTAAATCAAGAGTTGGACTCATTTATCCAAGTATGATTATGCAATGACATACAAGGATTTATTTATGAGATAATACTCCTTGAGGGAAAGCAAAATCATTTTAGAGTAGGGGCTCATTCTCAAATTGTAGTTTATATATCATGATTTATGTTGTATACAAGAGCGATTTTGTACAgattaatacttatattaaagcagattgtaaaaaatcaatttgtaagcCTCATAAAGCCATATTTAATTACTGGCAGTTGTAGCCGGTATTGCCCAGAGAAATTAGTGGTAGCCGAAATACAATgagaaactaaatataattgatgatatttatgattaaaaagggtatgtgtctaaagaaaaaaatcaatgactcaacacgtcgttatctttattttatcacacaacctttccccccaaaaaaagatggggaaaaagggacgaaatcatctggtagttagctaaataagtcaatcataccaactgctatttatcccTTATATACTCTCAGACTATCAccgtcatattatttcttcaccatttttaaaatgaattacatattattaaaatctacatagtattttgtccattactgtattttaatattgcttagtaatgttttattaaaatagtagttattatattatttctatgaggaaatagcaaaaatgtattcatagaaatgataaaatgatCAACATTATcgttatataaacgacgagggatcaaaaagaaattgtattttggttcttttggaaacggaccATAAGTATACTTATTACTTGGTGTATTTACGAAAAAGAATAAACTATGAAAtatccatgacgtatcaagggagaagagggaatcgacagctgacaacaaaatacatagggtatctttgtgttagcgagataacaCCGTGACATGTTAATATTACGTTgtacgtacaataaataaatgagtgacaCACatagaaaagcgacatcttgcgaaagTATTATGACCAATATTGACCATACTATTCCTCAGGCTAACGGTGCTCGatgcgctacttggtttaatgcttacACGCCGTGTCAAGTAGAAGAAGAGCatgtttttccttctcttaGCTGATTGGGTTAAAAATATGtctacagggttcggaagcaaaacgtggattgaatgactgattttagaataatgtcaataactttatttttttgataaataattttgatatttttttcttcaaaactttgagacacaacCTTTGTGagcatgttcactcaatatggccaccctcagcagcaatcacagcctctaCAAGGTGGaagaaagccttgcaggagttgatggtgaacttctcggacaagttgttccactccttcacaatgacggccttcagggagtccacgttcgggtgagatgtccggttagtctccctctccaaacaCCCCGAatagcaaagtccaacgggttcaaatctggcgaagatgatggccacatgtccttgtgccaaaaatcaaccatgttgtcggcgcagaacttctggcatttggccgatgtgtgtgagggtgcaccatcttgggtccacacatagttgtcctctgggtaggtggccttgagccatgggagtatggtgaacctcagcaccttgtagtaggcctcctggccgattttctccccagccttaaaaaagaagggaggcatcttcttgccgtcggacgccacgatccccaggaccattgtttgggccggatgttttgtacagaacacccccttgacctccGCTGGTGATCCCCCAAGCCAACGGTCGTGCCGACGGTTGTAGAactggtccacggtgaaaatcttctcgtcagagaatttttttactgtagATCCATTTGctttgatccacgcacgaactttcttgcacctctacAGTCTCATTTCCTTCAGACTGTCCGTCAACAGGTAGAGTGgtgtccttgtgtaagaggacaaccccaagttCTCCTTCACATCCcccctgattgtcccctcgtccacgtcaaactcgttagagaggcgattcatggattttgtgggccCTCATTgatcttcttcaggtcccctagaaactcagaatccctttccAAGTTGTgccccccacttccttctttctttctttcctaaTTAGCCAGtacttattaattacaatatatttttcataatggtaacgTGAAGTGCAGTGTATTGTAATAAGAGATGGAAgtgatttgggagatatcagtTCATACAGTTCACCACCTAACTTCAATCGGGATAATACTTCAACTATTAATATCAAGGATTTGAACAACACCACTGAGCCTTTTATCATGgtagtcattcctcaaagttaattgattattttgattaaaaaaaggaaattaaatattaatagtaaaggaaaaatatcaaacttatagaatataataattataatagcttaaataaaaacaaatcaacactaaaaatttatgaatattaaataaaaggtcTAAGAGTTTAATTCacagtttttgtagtccaaaattataaattagtaaaataggGTGTCTTATTTTGCTTCAATGAACAATgacagtatattttataataatatatttcacatttgGTATTAGGAAATgagatttgagtaataaaaatgatgaaaaatatcataatacatGCGCGTAATATGCAGTAccgaaagataatatttatttattggcagcaTGTTTTGAACTAAAATACACATACTGTGAGGCATGTTAGAAAAAGattgcaaaaatattgttccaagatatatgttttatctataatacttaaaaaaataaaaattatataactggattcaaatcgataattttaaggAATGATTCGagattttacagatttttaaatcaaaactcGTCCATGAAGGACCCTTTTTTagacgtttgatggttattttcttgctaagaggaataaaatgcaaaataaagaatatttggcgataccaaattcctaacttttgtcatttcgaTACAGTCCAATATACATTTAGATGTGTTTTATTCTTGTAGTATAAAATACTACCTAGAAAGAGGGAGACACTTTTTGTAGTAGGTACCTTaacggatttaaaaaataaaacctcgTATCTCAAATCGGTGTCAAAAACGTATAATCGGCcatcttttgaacaaattgtgaTGCATAACTGAAATAATCTCTTAGCAgcaaacaaatacataaatgacacattaaagaataaatacaatatatattaaattctaaAGGTTCAACattgcatatttttgaattcagCATGGTGGAAAAGGAGCATGCGCGGAGGTTTGTGCTCTACCGAATGCCCGTTCTAGTTTATcatgtatttacgagtaatatatTAAGTGTGATCAATAGGGCAtgagtaaactaaaaaaatatttttccgcAATGTGGTGTGACTTTCTGTAGTCTGGGCtaatataagtatagattgcTTAGGTGCGCTGGTGTCCCCTCTATGGTGATAGTTAGAATTAattaaagagactaaaaaggaaagaggagacaaggtggttgaaataaaaaagttaagaaaaactATGTATTGGGCAGAGTGAGGATAAATGTTacacaaaataatcatttatttattaaactgtcataagtttaacaattttaaaaataattcaacgcCTGGGCAACATGACATAGTTAGTTACCTAAggcaaataattcaaaagtatttttgatgtagtgcaataattaattgccatttattggtgttctcgaaactaaccaaaagtaggatacttggAGGAGAGACCTCATACAGGGGAGGAGGAGACATGGTACAGTGGAGGATTCGACATGTTGCAACAGGAagaaacatgtaaaaactgcaatacataatattcaagcagttattttactttttattacagtttgtcaacataaagtaaatacttataatcatatatataagataaacaaataaaacatttacagaaatagagcatagtttattataaaatttaaataatattttttttactatttactgtgattgataattgaAGTATAACatgacacacaaaaaaaaatataattatatatagtacgtctatatataataaaaatgtggtgtaacaagtctcctccatagcgttggaatcagaataaatgatgtgaactgaatattgaagaTACTAGGAACTATGGTTtgaattatattctatatttctggtttattctaaagaaacaCCCTGTCCAAAACGTTGACTTCTATGAAATTACATCAGATGAATCTTAGTAAAAAGACGTAAAATAACAATGAACTCCGCAAGAGATGAAAAAGcacataatattcaaaattataaacaaatcagaatttgagataagaaaaaatatttttcatggatATACCCTTATAGTCCCTTTAGTTATAACTATCATTCaaagagttgtattattttatcacaaTACAGCGCCACTCTCTGTCGCCTTACTTACAAagttatatatgtaaacaacGCTCATAGTCATGCCCTATTGAACTTTATTGAGCTTGACgaatatggaattttttagatccgattttttttgacaaaaaaaaaatcccattttcaaattaattcacttatttttaaaaatacacaaaagttatattttcttttgtgtaATATTTATCTGAATGAATTACTTcaactcaatatttttaactattgcaACTCTCAGCGACTACGCAGACGATTGCGTCATTCGATGTATCGAATTCAAATGGATTTTAGCACGTTAACTCTTGTTGTTCGTATGTAATTCAATTCAAACATTACAGGGCATGACATCGAAATCCGACGCTTTTGATCTATCCATCTACTTTAAATGATcataaaatggtcatttttgaaagatttatacagaaaacaaaaactgagaagatgataaaataatagcaTCGATTCGGGGTTTGAACCATGCGCAACCCCTGGAACTAGAACACGATCTAAATTCATGTATTCTAGGACGATGGAGTCGATGAAGGACTTCTTGGTGGTGTGAGGACCTCTATTGATCTTTGAATCAATGTAGGTTCAGACAAATCCATCATATTCTGGGGGGACTAGACACCCAGTCGTAGGAGTGCTCCTGGAACCCATCCTGAGTCACCAGGCCTTCGTCAACTCTTTAACCTTTTTCCTGTTGTGCTTGTCATGAGACATTGATATTGGTAATATCCAGataattgtttacaaaattCCTCACAACAGCGCACCTCCGTTCTACCTCTGACAAtgtaataggcttgaaatcttctgttgttGACTCCATGGCGGTGTTTAACTACTAAGTACtacgtttatatgtatatttcaccacacacacacaaaaaacaaaaacattgcgCAATTTTTCGTCATCATATATGCCAAAAAAATCCGGAAATCTGAAGCGCCGGAGTTCGTTGTTACACCCTGAAGTAtaagatttgaaaattgaaCCAGAGGAGAAATAACATCTGGAAGTTTTGAAATGGGAGGACTTCTGACCATTCAGGAGTCAATGAAAAGTGTCCCCCTCATTCCATAGACCTGCCATGTTGAACAGCTTAACAGTTAGTAACTACATTATTTCAGCtattgtagttaccataaaaacCCCATAAGAGCCCATcttaggactgacaaatttttattaggaCCGTCTTATtccagtctttttagtttttagacCAATTCAACACTACTGGGAATGAAAAGACCCGGAATAAATTTACTGAGAATGTATTAATCGGTCACGAAATTATTCACCTCCTTTTTTGCTGtaatttgtacacaacatacCTGACTATATTCTATAGTTAAAAGACACCAGAAATAGATTATTCATGtcaatatatgtagatagaAAAGAACCAATAATAAAGAGATTAAATATTCCACTTGTTCTCAATATACATCATTACTCGTCGTCAGGAGTAATGACACGTTTTATGAAGGTGAAGTGAATTACGTTTGATGATATGTACATATCTAAGGCTTAATAGGACTAGACATACTGAGTTTTTTCTCTTTCCATACTTTATTTCGAGTTGTGAATACAgcgtatataaaaattatttttagttattcgATCCTTCCTCTGATCGTTTTCTCTTTTTACCAGGCCGTTAGGGTGTTAGGTAAAAATGTATAAGTACTactataataatcaaatgaggggaaaagaaaagaagaaaatcctaTTCTTATTTTCTCTGTGATCTCGCTGTTGTCTCCCTCCGGCTTACTGTgtgtttttatatgaaattgtcAATTGATTGACTTATCATGTGTAGggattcattaattaatatcagTAGGGGTATATGATGTGATTTATTATGAGAAGgagataattataaatgtgCGACAATCGACATCGTCATCAAACGACAAACCAAGTTTCCTCCACGTatcttttttgacatattttagaaaaaattaaaataaacttgagGTATCTCCTGCCCATGAACTAGATCAATCATGGCTGGAAAACGAAAGAACACACGTCAAGACTATAGCCCCAGAAAAAACACTGGCAAGAAAATATCTGGATCAAACCAAATCCTTGGTGTTATTATCGTGGTGGTAATTGGGATTGGACTGCAGCAAATTTATTCTGGTGGAAAGATAAAGACATCTTCTGGAGAATCACGTCAACAGCCCACTCTACGTCCAGTTCAAGAAAATCCATGGGAAGCAATGGGACAGGACTCTGATAGCAAGTCTGATAAACCATGGGTTAAAAAATTTCTAggctctttcaaaaaaagagtCTGGCTTTCTACCCATGAAGAGCATCCTAATCCAAATATTCGAGATTTACCTGAAGGCTCTCTAGGGAAATGGTCGTCTGAAAATCCACCAGGTCATATGGGATCCGGCGTGGAATTGGGTTTTATGAGCAAAAAAGCCAAAGATCTCcgtgaaaaaatgtttaagcaGCACTATTTTGACGAATTCATTAGTGAATTGATTCCTTTGGATAGACAACTTCCAGATTGGAGAGGTCAATGGTGTAAAGACCATTATGATGAAGGAATTGAAACTCTCGAGCCTACTTCAATTATCATATGCTTTCACAATGAGGCAATGTCCACCCTATTAAGAACCGTACATACTGTAATTAACTCAACTCCTAGATCTTTGATTAAAGAAATTTTGCTATTGGATGATAATTCCTCATTGGAGCATTTAGGTGATAAATTGGACGACTAtgtggataaaaatttcaatgggATTGCACGAGTTATTCATCTTAAAAAGAGACATGGGTTAATGAGGTGTAGAATGGTTGGCATCAAAGAATCCAAAGCTCCAATTTTAACCTTTTTAGATTCACATATTGAAGCCTCAAAGGGTTGGCTAGAACCTCTCCTTCACAGTATTAAAAACAATCCCCAACTCATTACGAGTCCTGTCATTGATTCCATCAATGACACTAccttttattacacatttatttacaagGATCTCTATGGATTAATGAATTGGAAACTAGATTTTGAGTGGAGAGAATTGTCAGAACAGGAGATagcaaagaaagaaaatatttgggcTCCTCATAAAAATCCTATAATGGCTGGAGGATTATTCAGTATACGCAAGGACTGGTTTGAAACTCTTGGATTTTATGATGAAGGTAACAGAAATTCGAGAATAAGAAAGTTTTAGGGTatcatctatataatatataaaccctttattcattttttcctagGTATGTCAGTTTGGGGTGGCGAAAACTATGAACTCAGTTTTAAGGCATGGATGTGTGGGGGAACCATAGAGATTTCCCCTTGCTCACGAGTTGGTCATGTCTTCCGAACACATTCTCCTTATCGTGTGACTCCTGACGACATTAACAAAAATGGAATAAGAGTAGCCAAAGTGTGGATGGATGAATTCCAATATTTGTTTTACGAAAGGTGATACAACACCCAATTGTACctcacatatattatatatattttactaatttataattattctccTCTCAAGACTTGGTGCTTTTAATAAGAAAGGAGAGGAACGACTCATAAGCTATGGAGATGTTTCGAAAAGACAGGAATTAAGAGACAAACTGGGTTGTAATTCCTTTAAATGGTTCTTAGATAACATTGGCAAGTCTGAGCTCCCCTACCACTCTTTGATAGGCTCTGGAGAAATTAAGAATCCTTCCACCGGTGTTTGTATGGACAAAAATGATAGAATGGAGTACATGGGGCATCCCGTTGATCTTATTCCCTGTCACAACTTAGGTGGTAATCAGTATTGGATGATGAACCGCAATCGCTTTATACTAAGAGACTATACTTGCTTAG includes:
- the LOC121115101 gene encoding polypeptide N-acetylgalactosaminyltransferase 1; translation: MAGKRKNTRQDYSPRKNTGKKISGSNQILGVIIVVVIGIGLQQIYSGGKIKTSSGESRQQPTLRPVQENPWEAMGQDSDSKSDKPWVKKFLGSFKKRVWLSTHEEHPNPNIRDLPEGSLGKWSSENPPGHMGSGVELGFMSKKAKDLREKMFKQHYFDEFISELIPLDRQLPDWRGQWCKDHYDEGIETLEPTSIIICFHNEAMSTLLRTVHTVINSTPRSLIKEILLLDDNSSLEHLGDKLDDYVDKNFNGIARVIHLKKRHGLMRCRMVGIKESKAPILTFLDSHIEASKGWLEPLLHSIKNNPQLITSPVIDSINDTTFYYTFIYKDLYGLMNWKLDFEWRELSEQEIAKKENIWAPHKNPIMAGGLFSIRKDWFETLGFYDEGMSVWGGENYELSFKAWMCGGTIEISPCSRVGHVFRTHSPYRVTPDDINKNGIRVAKVWMDEFQYLFYERLGAFNKKGEERLISYGDVSKRQELRDKLGCNSFKWFLDNIGKSELPYHSLIGSGEIKNPSTGVCMDKNDRMEYMGHPVDLIPCHNLGGNQYWMMNRNRFILRDYTCLGIQGSTVIVAHCQMSGTWNYDPNKKILRHSSGRCLTAGSGVATVDKCNPSDPNQQWEFTRYNKLGLDYENLF